One Verrucomicrobiia bacterium genomic region harbors:
- a CDS encoding proprotein convertase P-domain-containing protein, whose amino-acid sequence MKKNNRKLWLIFCFSISLLTLNSFTQAQIVPTEPANVISNHYMATYPAPIAILFQTTNVNVQISNAVGKVWDVNLRTEITHQFPVDIDMYLTSPQGTHVHFTSSTAGNGYGGGNAGVFNGTWWDDQAATNVEDAVYMPMVLQPSLQPVDALSAFDGENPNGTWTLTITDTFFLDDGSLNAAQLDIATYIGTPTCVTHSYTNTVSTPIPDNASISPTINVSDQPYRISQVKVFTKIPHTASADLDIFLTSPVGTKTTLVTDQGGVNDNIFNGTLWYDEASKSAGSVSNVYTDNVVETQLIPEGALGIFKGENPNGTWTLNVTDDNLNGNVGNLDNWWIEITTCAAGVNDVN is encoded by the coding sequence ATGAAAAAAAATAATAGAAAATTATGGCTGATTTTTTGTTTTAGTATCAGCTTATTAACTCTAAACTCTTTTACTCAAGCTCAAATTGTGCCAACGGAACCAGCCAATGTGATTTCCAATCACTATATGGCAACCTATCCGGCGCCTATCGCCATTCTATTTCAAACCACTAACGTAAACGTGCAAATCTCCAATGCAGTAGGCAAAGTATGGGATGTCAATTTGAGAACGGAAATTACCCATCAATTTCCTGTCGATATCGACATGTATCTTACCTCACCTCAAGGCACTCATGTTCATTTCACTTCCAGTACGGCTGGCAATGGTTATGGGGGTGGTAATGCAGGCGTTTTTAACGGCACATGGTGGGACGACCAAGCAGCTACCAATGTCGAGGATGCAGTTTACATGCCCATGGTTCTTCAACCCTCTTTACAACCAGTTGATGCTTTATCGGCTTTTGATGGCGAAAATCCTAATGGTACTTGGACACTAACCATCACCGACACCTTTTTTCTTGATGATGGTTCTTTAAACGCCGCTCAGCTTGATATTGCAACTTATATAGGAACACCTACCTGTGTAACTCACAGCTATACCAACACTGTTTCCACCCCTATCCCCGATAACGCTTCCATTAGTCCCACGATTAATGTCAGCGATCAACCCTATCGCATTAGCCAAGTCAAAGTCTTTACCAAAATTCCTCACACTGCCTCTGCCGATCTCGATATCTTTCTCACCTCACCAGTAGGAACTAAAACAACATTAGTCACCGATCAAGGTGGAGTGAATGACAATATCTTTAATGGCACCCTGTGGTACGATGAAGCCTCAAAATCAGCTGGCAGCGTGTCTAATGTCTATACCGATAACGTCGTAGAAACCCAACTCATACCTGAAGGTGCATTAGGCATCTTCAAAGGCGAAAATCCTAATGGCACCTGGACCTTAAATGTTACCGATGACAACCTCAATGGCAATGTTGGCAACCTTGACAACTGGTGGATCGAAATTACCACTTGCGCAGCTGGTGTGAATGATGTTAACG
- a CDS encoding NTP transferase domain-containing protein — protein MAYKHSNLFLFILAGGSGERFWPLSRSKKPKHLLTLFSKKTLLEETLQRVKNLVPPRQLFILTNAQQKKLIRQKLPHFPIQQIIIEPKKRDTAPAAALATAIARKKNPNAIVGLLPADHLIKKIALFQKNLQRAITTAAQNETLVTIGISPTFPATGFGYLKIHAQPKSVQKGLPYNVNQFLEKPDLATAKKFLKQKNYFWNAGIFFWNANYFFHETQKYAPDLAHFLKNFPTTHYQSYLRTQFPKLKKISLDYALAEKVKTVKVIIAEFDWNDVGSWEALVHYFQPDENNNILIGKAALIDCHNNIIVNKSSQFIALIGVKDTIFVVTKDATLTAHRSQNQAIKKLFARLPIHFR, from the coding sequence ATGGCCTATAAACATTCGAATCTCTTCCTCTTCATTCTTGCCGGAGGCAGTGGGGAACGCTTTTGGCCATTAAGTCGCTCAAAAAAACCGAAACATTTACTCACCCTTTTCTCAAAAAAAACTTTACTCGAAGAAACTCTTCAACGCGTAAAAAACTTAGTCCCCCCTCGCCAGCTTTTTATTTTGACCAACGCACAACAAAAAAAATTAATCCGCCAAAAACTTCCCCATTTCCCCATCCAACAAATCATTATAGAACCTAAAAAACGCGATACCGCTCCTGCCGCGGCGCTCGCTACGGCAATCGCACGCAAAAAAAATCCGAACGCTATCGTTGGACTTCTCCCCGCAGATCATCTCATTAAAAAAATCGCTCTCTTCCAAAAAAACCTCCAACGCGCCATCACGACAGCAGCCCAAAATGAAACCCTAGTCACAATTGGCATTTCACCTACTTTTCCTGCAACGGGATTCGGTTATCTAAAAATTCATGCCCAACCCAAATCAGTTCAAAAAGGATTACCTTATAACGTGAATCAATTCTTAGAAAAACCTGATCTCGCAACAGCTAAAAAATTTTTAAAACAAAAAAATTACTTTTGGAATGCTGGCATTTTCTTTTGGAACGCTAACTATTTTTTTCATGAAACTCAAAAATACGCTCCTGACCTCGCACATTTTTTAAAAAATTTTCCAACCACTCATTACCAATCCTATCTCAGAACCCAATTCCCCAAACTCAAAAAAATTTCATTGGATTACGCCCTAGCTGAAAAAGTCAAAACGGTCAAAGTTATCATCGCTGAATTTGACTGGAACGATGTCGGATCGTGGGAAGCTTTGGTTCATTATTTTCAGCCCGATGAAAATAATAATATCCTAATCGGTAAAGCCGCCCTTATCGATTGTCATAATAATATTATTGTTAATAAATCCTCTCAATTTATCGCATTAATCGGAGTGAAGGACACCATTTTTGTAGTAACCAAGGATGCCACTCTAACAGCGCATCGTTCCCAAAACCAAGCCATTAAAAAATTATTTGCTAGACTTCCGATTCATTTTCGCTAA
- a CDS encoding RNA-binding protein, translating to MSTDYRPGARRRSRSRRPQHSQTSSPKKKNPIAKFFSKLFGGQESGNGHTHPSQPRRSEHRSNRYGSERRKPSYRDRAPRSSEAGASPKPSSAANLLEVTSNRLYLGNLSYDVAESDLFDLLSQVAPIRNVEVARERRSNRSKGFGFVEMETVEGAKAVQTKFHGYELMGRSLVISGAKNRSESVSAESSSEV from the coding sequence ATGTCTACCGACTATCGTCCTGGAGCACGACGCCGCTCGCGTTCGCGTCGCCCACAACATTCTCAAACTTCTTCTCCAAAAAAGAAAAATCCTATCGCGAAATTTTTCAGCAAACTTTTTGGAGGGCAGGAATCGGGTAATGGTCACACCCATCCTTCTCAACCTCGACGTAGTGAACATCGCAGCAACCGATATGGCAGTGAAAGACGAAAACCGTCTTACCGAGATCGCGCACCACGTTCCTCCGAAGCCGGCGCTTCTCCGAAACCTTCCTCAGCAGCTAATCTGCTCGAAGTCACATCCAACCGCTTATATTTGGGCAACTTAAGTTACGATGTTGCAGAAAGCGATTTATTCGATCTGCTTTCGCAAGTCGCGCCCATCCGCAATGTGGAAGTTGCTCGTGAACGACGCAGCAATCGATCTAAAGGTTTTGGCTTCGTTGAAATGGAAACCGTCGAAGGTGCTAAGGCTGTTCAAACCAAGTTTCATGGCTACGAATTAATGGGCCGAAGTCTGGTTATCAGCGGCGCCAAAAATCGTTCCGAAAGCGTTTCAGCTGAATCTTCATCAGAAGTTTAG
- a CDS encoding cysteine desulfurase, with product MKRIYLDYNATTPLDPKVLEAMLPYLKEKFGNPSSIHAEGRLARAVVDESRDQLAAILGAKSHEIIFTGSGTESNNLAILGLALANAERGKHIITSQIEHHAVLHACQLLEKRHGFTVTYLPVDASGLVDEEKLRQAIRPETTLISLMSANNETGTRQSVEKIGHWCREQKILFHVDAIQSFGKEPVNVKTWSVDALSLAAHKFYGPKGVGALFLRSGLSLAPTLVGGAQENQRRPGTENVAAIVGLTVAAQQAVQQISSEMPRQQQWIENFWGQLSQAVTGLHRNGDSIARIANTLNVSVEEVKGEELLIACDLEGLALSSGSACMVGSMQPSYVLLAMGVPPQLAQAALRFSIGKLTEESQISEIIPRFKKVIAQLRSQSSK from the coding sequence TTGAAACGCATCTACCTTGATTATAACGCCACAACTCCGCTCGATCCCAAAGTGCTCGAGGCTATGTTGCCTTATCTCAAAGAAAAATTCGGCAACCCTTCCAGTATTCATGCTGAAGGTCGTCTCGCACGGGCTGTCGTGGATGAATCGCGCGATCAATTAGCCGCTATTTTAGGCGCAAAATCGCATGAAATTATTTTTACCGGAAGTGGTACAGAATCCAATAATCTTGCCATCCTGGGCCTCGCCCTTGCCAATGCCGAACGCGGCAAACACATCATCACCTCTCAAATCGAGCATCACGCCGTGTTACATGCCTGCCAATTACTAGAAAAAAGGCATGGATTCACAGTTACTTATCTGCCTGTCGACGCCTCGGGATTGGTCGACGAAGAAAAACTGCGCCAAGCCATTCGACCTGAAACGACTTTAATCTCGCTCATGTCAGCCAATAATGAAACGGGCACACGTCAATCAGTTGAAAAAATCGGACACTGGTGTCGGGAGCAAAAAATTTTATTTCATGTAGACGCTATCCAATCGTTTGGAAAAGAACCCGTAAATGTGAAAACATGGTCAGTTGATGCCTTATCCTTGGCGGCCCATAAATTTTATGGCCCTAAAGGCGTAGGTGCACTTTTTTTAAGAAGCGGTCTCTCTCTCGCACCCACACTGGTTGGCGGCGCTCAAGAAAATCAGCGTCGCCCCGGAACCGAAAATGTGGCCGCAATCGTAGGATTAACAGTTGCTGCACAACAAGCCGTTCAACAAATCTCTTCTGAAATGCCCCGGCAACAACAATGGATCGAAAATTTTTGGGGGCAACTTTCTCAAGCTGTAACCGGCCTTCATCGCAATGGAGATTCCATCGCCCGCATTGCCAACACGCTCAATGTCAGTGTGGAAGAAGTAAAAGGCGAAGAGCTTTTAATCGCTTGCGATCTGGAAGGCTTGGCCTTATCGAGCGGCTCGGCCTGCATGGTCGGCAGCATGCAACCTTCCTACGTCCTTTTAGCGATGGGTGTGCCACCCCAACTCGCCCAAGCGGCACTTCGATTTTCCATTGGCAAATTGACTGAGGAAAGCCAAATTTCCGAAATTATCCCTCGTTTCAAAAAAGTCATTGCCCAACTTCGCTCCCAGTCGTCCAAATAA
- a CDS encoding serine O-acetyltransferase: MLKVPPQSLIDELLDSYRHHGGINHIDGVNLPSKLSIAQITHDLLRLLFPGFFDSKALHSQELETFSQKSLETLKSLLEQEILKSLKYQPRTSEEVDRLDSLASELTHEFLTHIPQIRACLEKDVEAAYDGDPAAQSYEEVIVAYPFIEAIAVQRMAHVLYNLKIALIPRIMTEWAHSRTGIDIHPGAKIGTHFFIDHGTGVVIGETCVIGNHVKIYHGVTLGAMSTSGGQKLHGQKRHPSIEDHVTIYPNATILGGNTVIGARSTIAGNVWLTHSVPPDSLVEFERQRLHIRSKRDRHNSNDFQI, encoded by the coding sequence ATGTTAAAAGTACCACCCCAATCTTTGATTGACGAGTTACTCGATTCTTACCGCCACCATGGCGGCATTAATCATATTGATGGGGTCAATTTGCCTTCTAAATTAAGTATTGCACAAATCACTCACGATCTATTGCGACTTCTCTTTCCTGGTTTCTTTGACAGCAAAGCTTTACATTCACAAGAATTGGAAACTTTTTCTCAAAAATCATTGGAAACCCTAAAATCACTACTCGAACAAGAAATCCTAAAAAGTTTAAAATATCAACCTCGTACCAGTGAGGAAGTCGATCGACTCGATTCCTTAGCCTCAGAATTAACTCATGAATTTTTAACCCATATTCCTCAAATTCGTGCCTGTTTGGAAAAAGATGTCGAAGCCGCTTATGATGGTGACCCCGCTGCGCAAAGTTATGAAGAAGTCATCGTCGCTTACCCCTTTATAGAAGCCATTGCCGTACAACGCATGGCGCATGTGCTTTATAATTTAAAAATTGCTCTCATCCCGCGCATCATGACCGAATGGGCACATTCCCGCACGGGAATCGATATCCATCCTGGGGCAAAAATCGGCACACATTTCTTTATCGATCATGGCACAGGCGTCGTCATCGGAGAAACCTGCGTCATTGGAAATCATGTTAAAATTTATCACGGCGTCACGTTGGGTGCTATGTCTACTTCCGGCGGTCAAAAACTTCATGGACAAAAACGACATCCCAGCATCGAAGATCATGTCACGATTTATCCCAATGCCACCATCTTAGGCGGCAACACGGTTATCGGCGCACGCAGCACCATAGCAGGAAACGTGTGGCTAACTCATTCTGTGCCGCCCGATTCACTAGTCGAATTCGAACGGCAACGCCTCCATATTCGATCCAAACGCGATCGTCATAATTCCAACGATTTTCAAATTTAA
- a CDS encoding KamA family radical SAM protein → MNTSFRWTAKHFNKVSHETWSQASDVDWNDWRWQLKHRIASMEELEKRLTLTQEERAGVLFSNTKLALGITPYFFNLIDVNDPSCPIRRQVVPRIEEMDYQASDLTDPCGEDHDMVAPGLVHRYPDRVLFLVTDRCASYCRYCTRSRVVSGAGEQHLDTNHQAAITYIAQHPEIRDVLLSGGDPLLLSDSKLDALLGQLRAIPHVEFIRIGTRIPIFLPQRITPELVAIFKKYHPLWISIHTNHPKELTHESRAALELLADAGIPLGNQAVLLKGVNDSAPVLKELFQKLLICRVRPYYLYQCDLIRGSAHLRTTIRRGLEIMQELRGHTTGYAIPQYVVDGPGGGGKIPLNPDYILGHDGKNLLLKNYKGEIYEYPEPATDLVKPLRCDSTPSDEIVALGLD, encoded by the coding sequence ATGAACACTTCATTTCGCTGGACAGCAAAACACTTTAATAAAGTGAGTCACGAAACATGGTCACAAGCTTCTGATGTCGATTGGAACGATTGGCGATGGCAACTTAAACATCGCATTGCTTCTATGGAAGAATTAGAAAAACGTTTGACTCTTACTCAAGAAGAGCGCGCAGGCGTGCTGTTTTCCAATACCAAACTAGCTCTGGGCATCACCCCTTATTTTTTTAATCTCATCGACGTAAATGATCCTAGTTGTCCGATTCGTCGACAGGTTGTGCCACGCATCGAAGAAATGGATTACCAAGCCAGCGATTTAACAGATCCTTGTGGTGAAGATCATGACATGGTCGCGCCCGGTTTAGTGCATCGTTACCCGGATCGTGTTCTTTTTTTAGTAACCGATCGTTGCGCTTCATACTGCCGTTATTGCACACGAAGCCGCGTCGTAAGTGGCGCGGGCGAACAACATCTGGACACCAACCATCAAGCTGCCATCACTTATATCGCTCAACATCCTGAGATTCGCGATGTGCTTCTTTCTGGAGGTGATCCTTTATTATTATCGGACTCCAAATTAGATGCATTGCTAGGCCAACTTCGAGCTATTCCTCACGTGGAATTTATTCGTATCGGCACACGCATTCCGATTTTTTTACCGCAACGCATCACCCCCGAATTAGTAGCGATTTTTAAAAAATATCATCCACTTTGGATCAGCATTCACACTAACCATCCCAAAGAATTGACGCATGAAAGTCGCGCTGCTTTAGAACTTTTAGCCGATGCGGGAATTCCTTTAGGAAATCAGGCTGTGCTTTTGAAAGGAGTGAATGATTCCGCGCCCGTTTTGAAGGAATTATTTCAAAAACTATTAATCTGTCGCGTGCGACCTTACTACCTTTACCAATGCGACCTCATTCGCGGCTCAGCCCATCTGCGCACCACCATTCGGCGCGGATTGGAAATCATGCAAGAACTCCGTGGCCATACTACGGGCTATGCTATTCCTCAATATGTCGTGGATGGTCCCGGTGGCGGTGGAAAAATTCCGCTCAATCCAGATTATATTTTAGGTCACGACGGAAAAAATTTGCTCTTAAAAAATTATAAGGGCGAAATCTATGAATACCCTGAGCCTGCTACTGATTTAGTTAAACCTCTTCGCTGCGATTCAACTCCTTCCGATGAGATTGTAGCTTTAGGATTGGATTAA
- a CDS encoding PH domain-containing protein — protein MQLEVSKTRQQFPLSTKKVLKKTLANTLLVTLLFLTVYCVMVIGLVSRYKISEWLVSSSLFVFGFIFFFIGIVYFYQRWYYAVYFYDLAADYIVIRKGAITPQEITIPYERIQDVYVDQDILDRIFGLYDVHLSSATVSSGIAAHIDGLEKSEADGLKHALLKIINERISRKRVSTSL, from the coding sequence ATGCAACTCGAAGTAAGTAAAACAAGACAGCAGTTTCCTTTAAGCACCAAAAAAGTTTTGAAAAAAACTTTAGCTAACACGCTGTTGGTTACACTTCTGTTTCTAACAGTCTATTGTGTTATGGTAATTGGTCTGGTTTCACGTTATAAAATTAGTGAATGGTTAGTTTCATCTTCCCTATTTGTTTTCGGTTTTATCTTTTTCTTTATAGGTATCGTTTATTTTTATCAACGTTGGTATTACGCCGTTTACTTTTACGATTTAGCGGCAGACTATATCGTGATAAGAAAAGGGGCCATTACTCCTCAAGAAATTACTATCCCTTATGAACGGATCCAAGATGTGTATGTGGATCAAGACATTTTAGATAGAATTTTTGGTTTATATGATGTTCATTTATCCAGCGCAACAGTTTCTTCCGGAATAGCAGCGCATATTGATGGATTAGAAAAATCGGAGGCTGATGGATTAAAACATGCGTTGCTGAAAATAATCAATGAACGCATTAGCCGAAAGAGAGTGTCGACTTCGCTTTAA
- a CDS encoding PH domain-containing protein, protein MTNNGILDFIRFELAQGKSRQEIVASFLRAGWQRSDVEEAFDSLTERDESQKEKLYYSTEEPLPVGRLVTEKDYPITMLWLIKEPLMLLIGGLVFNYSFYYGPHYLIVVPFYFIIKMLAKENFSYSIEAKFFVVKEGIITKKQRSLAYGMIQNILIKQDWFDRIFGLATLCIENASQGGAKRKNRRKNGALRSLSNKVNIPGLRKKDADALKLILIHKIKENPIEDLGL, encoded by the coding sequence ATGACCAATAACGGAATTTTAGATTTTATTAGGTTTGAGCTTGCTCAGGGTAAAAGCCGACAAGAAATCGTAGCTTCTTTTTTAAGGGCAGGTTGGCAGAGGAGTGATGTAGAGGAGGCTTTTGATTCCCTGACCGAGCGTGATGAGTCCCAAAAAGAAAAGTTATATTATTCAACAGAGGAGCCATTGCCTGTAGGAAGACTGGTTACTGAGAAGGATTATCCCATAACAATGTTGTGGCTTATCAAAGAGCCACTGATGTTGCTTATTGGAGGATTGGTTTTTAATTATAGTTTTTACTATGGTCCCCACTATTTGATTGTAGTGCCTTTTTATTTTATTATTAAAATGTTAGCCAAAGAAAACTTCTCTTATTCAATTGAAGCTAAATTTTTTGTCGTTAAAGAAGGCATTATTACCAAAAAACAGCGCAGTTTAGCTTACGGAATGATTCAAAATATTTTAATTAAACAAGATTGGTTTGATAGAATTTTTGGTCTAGCCACGCTTTGTATTGAAAATGCCTCACAAGGAGGAGCTAAAAGAAAAAATCGTCGAAAAAATGGTGCGTTGAGATCTTTGAGTAACAAAGTCAACATTCCAGGATTAAGAAAAAAAGATGCCGACGCCCTAAAACTTATTCTTATTCATAAAATAAAAGAAAATCCGATTGAAGATTTGGGGTTATAA
- the rph gene encoding ribonuclease PH, producing the protein MPQRSSKKRAFQRLNHRRFDQLRPVRFQLDVAPHALGSVLCSFGKTEVICAVTVEESVPRWMKEQGVTGGWLTAEYSMLPYSTLERKQRDSSRGKIDGRSQEIQRLIGRSLRAILDLEKLGQRSLWVDCDVLRADGGTRTASITGAYVALALACQKLQKQKLLTSWPLKDSVAAISVGLAGDQPLLDLCYEEDKDAAVDMNVVMTGRGRFIEIQGNGEESTFSEKHLQELLKLAKKGIQQLIKNQKKILK; encoded by the coding sequence ATGCCTCAGCGATCTTCTAAAAAGCGTGCTTTTCAACGTTTGAATCATCGTCGTTTTGACCAATTGCGTCCGGTTCGTTTTCAACTCGATGTGGCGCCGCATGCTTTGGGATCCGTGCTTTGTTCTTTCGGAAAAACTGAAGTGATTTGTGCAGTCACGGTAGAGGAATCAGTGCCGCGTTGGATGAAAGAACAGGGAGTTACCGGGGGATGGCTGACAGCGGAATATTCTATGCTGCCGTATTCCACGTTGGAGCGCAAACAACGTGATTCGAGTCGTGGCAAGATTGATGGTCGTAGTCAAGAAATTCAACGTTTGATTGGTCGTTCTTTGCGCGCCATTTTGGATTTGGAAAAATTGGGGCAGCGCTCACTTTGGGTCGATTGCGATGTGTTGCGAGCTGATGGGGGCACGCGCACAGCGAGCATCACGGGCGCTTATGTGGCTTTGGCGCTGGCTTGTCAAAAATTGCAAAAACAAAAGCTTTTAACCTCTTGGCCTTTGAAAGATTCTGTAGCGGCAATCAGTGTGGGGCTAGCGGGAGATCAACCTCTTTTGGATTTATGTTACGAGGAAGATAAAGATGCAGCTGTCGATATGAATGTGGTCATGACGGGTAGAGGTCGATTTATTGAAATTCAAGGCAATGGAGAGGAATCGACTTTTTCAGAAAAACATCTTCAAGAACTTTTGAAATTGGCCAAAAAAGGCATTCAACAGCTCATTAAAAATCAAAAAAAAATATTGAAATAA
- a CDS encoding glutaredoxin family protein, with protein MSQFPMKLFIRSWCGWCQEAMQWLDSHGFRYEKVDIGLHPNARDEMIQISHQPRVPTLVVEEKVLADFDIKQLETFLKQLKLWKGS; from the coding sequence ATGTCGCAATTTCCCATGAAACTTTTCATCCGTTCTTGGTGCGGGTGGTGTCAAGAAGCTATGCAATGGCTGGATTCTCATGGATTTAGGTATGAAAAGGTGGATATTGGCTTGCATCCCAACGCTCGAGATGAGATGATACAAATTTCACATCAACCGCGCGTGCCCACTTTGGTGGTCGAGGAGAAGGTTTTAGCGGATTTTGATATAAAACAGTTGGAAACGTTTTTGAAACAATTGAAATTATGGAAAGGATCATGA
- a CDS encoding L,D-transpeptidase family protein, which yields MRYFIIFFISFLSINSWADNFVIPLASQQIILGLADDWNSSYVKLYRFEKNDSSWQMVGTPWQGRLGKSGLAWGRGLHPENLPGLIKREMDNRAPCGVFELGDAYGYARTVPHNPNLRYIPIDERDLWIDDPTSPYYNKHVRLKEKRPLTAWENKQQMRMNDDAHSLKLFIAHNANLNIKPGFGSAIFFHIWRENGNKPTSGCTTMSREKLSELIQWVNPGLKPLFVLLPRPVYENVKTNWALP from the coding sequence ATGCGTTATTTTATTATTTTTTTCATCAGTTTCTTATCGATCAATTCCTGGGCGGATAATTTTGTGATTCCTTTGGCTTCGCAACAAATTATTTTAGGGTTAGCGGATGATTGGAACAGCTCTTATGTAAAATTATATCGCTTTGAAAAAAACGATTCTTCGTGGCAAATGGTTGGCACACCCTGGCAAGGACGTTTAGGAAAATCCGGTTTGGCGTGGGGACGTGGCTTACATCCTGAAAATTTGCCTGGTCTTATAAAAAGAGAGATGGATAATCGCGCTCCTTGCGGCGTATTCGAACTCGGCGATGCTTATGGCTATGCAAGAACCGTTCCGCACAACCCTAATCTGCGCTACATTCCTATCGATGAACGCGATTTATGGATCGATGATCCTACCTCACCCTACTATAATAAGCATGTTCGATTGAAGGAAAAACGACCTTTAACTGCTTGGGAAAATAAACAACAAATGCGTATGAATGACGACGCTCATAGTTTAAAACTTTTCATCGCACACAACGCCAATCTCAACATCAAACCGGGTTTTGGCAGCGCCATCTTTTTTCATATCTGGCGAGAAAACGGCAATAAACCCACCTCCGGTTGCACAACTATGTCGCGAGAAAAATTATCAGAACTCATCCAATGGGTAAATCCTGGTTTAAAACCTCTTTTTGTGCTTTTACCGCGTCCGGTTTATGAAAACGTAAAAACAAATTGGGCATTACCTTAA
- a CDS encoding aspartate-semialdehyde dehydrogenase: MKQGYHIAIVGATGAVGVELLRVLERRQFPVKQVTLLASAKSVGKKLSFQGQEIEVKELKDDAFTGVDFAFFSAGATRSRQFASVAIQAGAIVIDNSSAFRMQSDVPLVVPEVNPEDLKKHRGLIANPNCSAAILVVALAPLHRAAKLKRIIVSTYQSASGAGAKAMAELQTQTRDVLEGKPAKKEAFPHQIAFNVFNHNTAVAGNGYNEEENKIVEETQKMLHAPQLPIVPTCVRVPVLRAHSESILIETEKKLTVDEARKLLSQAPGVKVVDDRQGNHFPMPIEASGDLEVHVGRIREDLFSTNSLALFVSGDQLLKGAAWNAVQIAECLIAKK; encoded by the coding sequence ATGAAACAAGGTTATCACATTGCCATTGTAGGAGCGACAGGAGCGGTCGGGGTAGAGTTATTACGCGTGTTAGAGCGACGCCAGTTTCCCGTGAAACAGGTGACTTTGCTGGCTTCCGCTAAATCGGTTGGCAAAAAACTATCTTTTCAAGGTCAAGAAATCGAAGTGAAAGAGTTGAAAGACGATGCTTTTACAGGGGTAGACTTTGCTTTTTTTAGTGCAGGCGCGACTCGTTCGCGTCAATTTGCTTCGGTGGCTATCCAAGCTGGAGCGATTGTGATTGATAATTCTTCCGCATTTCGCATGCAGTCCGATGTTCCGTTGGTGGTGCCAGAGGTGAATCCAGAGGATTTGAAAAAGCATCGAGGATTGATTGCTAATCCAAACTGTTCCGCGGCGATTTTAGTTGTGGCGCTTGCTCCTTTGCATCGAGCAGCAAAATTGAAAAGAATCATTGTTTCGACTTATCAATCAGCCAGTGGTGCGGGTGCGAAGGCGATGGCGGAATTACAAACGCAAACACGCGATGTTTTGGAAGGAAAACCTGCTAAAAAAGAAGCTTTTCCGCACCAAATTGCGTTTAATGTTTTTAATCACAATACAGCAGTTGCCGGCAATGGTTATAACGAGGAAGAAAATAAAATAGTTGAGGAGACACAAAAAATGCTTCATGCGCCTCAACTTCCTATTGTGCCAACTTGTGTTCGCGTGCCGGTGTTGCGAGCCCATTCCGAATCTATTTTAATTGAAACAGAAAAAAAACTCACAGTAGACGAAGCTCGAAAATTATTATCTCAAGCGCCTGGCGTTAAGGTAGTGGACGATCGTCAAGGTAATCATTTTCCCATGCCCATTGAAGCGAGTGGCGATTTGGAGGTGCATGTGGGCCGAATTCGTGAAGATCTTTTTTCTACGAACAGTTTAGCTTTGTTTGTGAGTGGTGATCAGCTTTTAAAAGGCGCCGCTTGGAATGCGGTGCAGATTGCGGAATGTTTGATCGCTAAGAAATAA